A region from the Terriglobales bacterium genome encodes:
- the rpmA gene encoding 50S ribosomal protein L27, translating to MAHKKGLGSSRNGRDSNAQRLGVKAFGGQLVPGGSIIVRQRGTRIKPGPNVGRGKDDTLFAKVTGVIKFSDRGGMGKFVSIEPVEEN from the coding sequence ATGGCACACAAGAAAGGTCTAGGCAGTTCCCGGAACGGCCGCGATTCGAATGCGCAGCGGCTGGGAGTGAAGGCGTTCGGCGGGCAGCTCGTCCCCGGCGGGTCGATCATCGTGCGGCAGCGCGGCACGCGCATCAAGCCGGGGCCGAACGTGGGCCGCGGCAAAGACGACACGCTGTTCGCCAAGGTGACGGGCGTGATCAAGTTCAGCGACCGCGGCGGGATGGGGAAGTTTGTCTCGATCGAGCCGGTGGAAGAGAACTAG
- the obgE gene encoding GTPase ObgE gives MFIDEAHIKVKAGDGGNGCMAFRREKFVPRGGPSGGDGGKGGDVVMEASQAHNTLIHFRFNPEHKAERGRHGEGSNRTGKDGHDVVLKVPVGTVLWDDETGERIHDFSRPNERVIVARGGRGGRGNQHFATSTHQAPQEHEAGRPGEERQYRLELKLLADVGLVGYPNVGKSTIISRVSAAKPKIADYPFTTLEPNLGVVQIGAKDEAQSFVVADIPGLIEGAHEGAGLGIQFLKHIERTRLLAHVVDVSGASGRPDPVEDFGVIMAELASFGAGLEKKPMLVVANKIDAAQDFEEAAPKRSKPKVAKKKPGEPAKLAKLRAFAKKKRLPFYAISAVTGQGMDELKYAMWEQVQKLRKKHAASEAETREVELAAAPAERRRRPRDWRK, from the coding sequence ATGTTCATTGACGAAGCACACATCAAGGTGAAGGCCGGGGACGGCGGGAACGGGTGCATGGCGTTCCGGCGGGAGAAGTTCGTGCCGCGGGGCGGGCCGTCGGGGGGCGACGGCGGCAAGGGCGGCGACGTGGTGATGGAGGCCAGCCAGGCGCACAACACGCTCATCCACTTCCGCTTCAATCCGGAGCACAAGGCGGAGCGCGGGCGGCACGGCGAGGGCTCGAACCGCACCGGCAAGGACGGCCACGACGTGGTGTTGAAGGTGCCGGTCGGGACCGTGCTGTGGGACGACGAGACGGGCGAGCGCATCCACGATTTCTCGCGGCCGAACGAGCGCGTGATCGTGGCGCGCGGCGGGCGCGGCGGGCGCGGCAACCAGCACTTCGCGACGTCGACGCACCAGGCGCCGCAGGAGCACGAGGCCGGGCGGCCGGGCGAGGAGCGCCAGTACCGGCTGGAGCTGAAGCTGCTGGCCGACGTCGGACTGGTGGGATATCCGAACGTGGGCAAGAGCACGATCATCTCGCGCGTGTCGGCGGCGAAGCCGAAGATCGCGGACTACCCGTTCACGACGCTGGAGCCGAACCTGGGCGTGGTGCAGATCGGGGCGAAGGACGAAGCGCAGAGCTTCGTGGTGGCCGACATCCCCGGGCTGATCGAGGGGGCGCACGAGGGCGCGGGGCTGGGCATCCAGTTCCTGAAGCACATCGAGCGGACGCGGCTGCTGGCGCACGTGGTCGACGTGTCGGGGGCGAGCGGGCGCCCGGACCCGGTGGAGGATTTTGGGGTCATCATGGCGGAGCTGGCGAGCTTCGGGGCGGGCTTGGAGAAGAAGCCGATGCTGGTGGTGGCCAACAAGATCGACGCGGCGCAGGATTTCGAGGAGGCGGCGCCGAAAAGGTCAAAGCCAAAGGTGGCGAAGAAGAAGCCGGGCGAGCCGGCGAAGCTGGCGAAGCTGCGGGCGTTCGCGAAGAAGAAGCGGCTGCCGTTCTACGCCATCTCGGCGGTCACGGGCCAGGGCATGGACGAGCTGAAGTACGCGATGTGGGAGCAGGTGCAGAAGCTGCGGAAGAAGCACGCGGCGTCGGAAGCCGAGACGCGCGAGGTGGAACTCGCCGCCGCGCCCGCGGAACGGCGGCGCCGGCCGAGGGATTGGCGGAAGTAG
- a CDS encoding PilZ domain-containing protein translates to MSAASSAGLPAGMQKPAARVILFAISSPTSDVVRECFRQFGVDAVLDDDPTGQRLQREKFEACVVSLDDPEAPRLIEAARRSKSNHRILIYGLASGAKQALSFAKYGVNAIIDVPVNRTAALKVVRSSHLLVLNELRRYARVPIVVNASVQTEQRNFDAMTVEISAGGMSLKTDRSLLMNSAVVLHFTLPPATEVKVRGSVAWVNAQEQRIGVRFDPTDGHRIRAKEWVEEYLGL, encoded by the coding sequence ATGAGTGCCGCTTCGTCCGCCGGCTTGCCGGCCGGGATGCAGAAACCTGCCGCGCGCGTCATCCTGTTCGCCATCAGCTCGCCCACCAGCGACGTGGTGCGGGAATGCTTCCGGCAGTTCGGGGTGGACGCCGTGCTGGACGACGACCCGACCGGGCAGCGGCTGCAGCGCGAGAAGTTCGAGGCCTGCGTGGTGTCGCTCGACGACCCGGAAGCGCCGCGGCTGATCGAGGCTGCGCGGAGATCGAAGTCGAACCACCGCATCCTCATCTATGGCCTGGCGTCGGGCGCGAAGCAGGCGCTGAGCTTCGCCAAGTACGGCGTGAACGCCATCATCGACGTGCCCGTCAACCGCACGGCGGCGCTGAAGGTGGTGCGGTCCAGCCACCTGCTGGTGCTGAACGAGCTGCGGCGGTACGCGCGCGTGCCCATCGTGGTGAACGCCAGCGTGCAGACCGAGCAGCGCAACTTCGACGCCATGACGGTGGAGATCTCCGCGGGCGGGATGTCGCTCAAGACCGACCGCTCGCTGCTGATGAACTCGGCGGTGGTGCTGCACTTCACGCTGCCGCCGGCGACCGAGGTCAAGGTGCGCGGCTCGGTGGCGTGGGTCAACGCGCAGGAGCAGCGCATCGGAGTGCGCTTCGACCCCACCGACGGCCACCGCATCCGCGCGAAAGAGTGGGTGGAAGAGTACCTCGGGCTTTAG
- the rplU gene encoding 50S ribosomal protein L21, producing MYAVIRAGGKQYRVAPGDVIRVEKTAASNGKVEFTDVLAVSGQEGQVGRPQGAAKVTGSVVEEGRADKILVFHFKRKKQYKKLAGHRQPFTAVRITEIAFDGHKFTAPDEAKPEKKAKPAAKAEAHAEEHHEKKHAGPHAASHAPHKAEKKHAEAKHKKPAAKKADHKKKK from the coding sequence ATGTACGCGGTCATCCGCGCCGGGGGAAAGCAGTATCGCGTCGCGCCCGGGGACGTGATCCGGGTCGAGAAGACGGCCGCCTCGAACGGCAAGGTCGAGTTCACGGACGTGCTGGCCGTCAGCGGCCAGGAAGGCCAAGTGGGGCGTCCGCAGGGCGCGGCGAAGGTGACCGGCAGCGTGGTGGAGGAAGGCCGCGCGGACAAGATCCTGGTCTTCCATTTCAAACGCAAGAAGCAGTACAAGAAGCTGGCGGGACATCGGCAGCCGTTCACCGCGGTGCGCATCACCGAGATCGCGTTCGACGGGCACAAGTTCACGGCGCCGGACGAGGCGAAGCCGGAGAAGAAGGCGAAGCCGGCGGCCAAGGCCGAGGCGCACGCCGAAGAGCATCACGAGAAGAAGCACGCGGGGCCGCACGCGGCATCTCACGCACCCCACAAGGCGGAGAAGAAGCACGCCGAGGCGAAGCACAAGAAACCGGCAGCCAAGAAGGCTGACCACAAAAAGAAGAAGTAG
- a CDS encoding SgcJ/EcaC family oxidoreductase has product MKKILFLVTLIALLSGPLFSQTRPRKAPRPAAPAPAADADSADQLRKRLQQVMNAWSAMDPDAAARFYAKDADLVFFDLTPLQYKGWDEYYLGTKKLFANYTELNIRLRDDAHVHFRGDMAYATAIWDVFAQLADGSKQELALRWTVILERRDGEWLVVHEHVSAPLPDAPPKPSRPQPAAPEEKKKEDPYK; this is encoded by the coding sequence ATGAAGAAGATTCTGTTCCTCGTCACGCTGATCGCGCTGCTCTCCGGCCCGCTCTTTTCGCAGACCCGGCCGCGCAAGGCTCCGCGCCCCGCCGCTCCTGCGCCCGCCGCCGACGCCGATTCCGCCGACCAGCTCCGCAAGCGCCTGCAGCAGGTCATGAACGCCTGGTCCGCCATGGATCCCGACGCCGCCGCCCGCTTCTACGCCAAGGACGCCGACCTCGTCTTCTTCGACCTCACACCGCTGCAATACAAGGGCTGGGACGAGTACTACCTCGGCACCAAGAAGCTGTTCGCCAACTACACCGAGCTGAACATCCGCCTGCGCGACGACGCCCACGTCCACTTCCGCGGCGACATGGCCTACGCCACCGCCATCTGGGACGTCTTCGCCCAGCTCGCCGACGGCTCCAAGCAGGAGCTCGCCCTGCGCTGGACCGTCATCCTCGAGCGCCGCGACGGCGAATGGCTCGTCGTTCACGAGCACGTCAGCGCCCCGCTACCGGATGCCCCGCCCAAGCCGTCTAGGCCGCAGCCCGCGGCCCCGGAAGAGAAGAAGAAAGAAGACCCGTACAAATAA